One window from the genome of Bdellovibrio sp. NC01 encodes:
- the glmM gene encoding phosphoglucosamine mutase codes for MDKKAKLFGTDGIRGTANQYPMTPDMVVKIGQAIGYLLQKQNTKSNLARKVVIGKDTRLSGYMIEQALASGLNSMGIHVQLVGPLPTPGIGYLTRTMRAAAGIVISASHNPFHDNGIKVFGPDGFKISEEMESEIERLVLDEDLTALLPPSKEIGRTRRIDDSQGRYIVYVKGTFPLEYTLDGMRIVLDTANGAAYKVAPSVFQELGAEVIQLGDDPNGTNINDKVGALHPQKLSEAVVQYRADVGISLDGDADRVIMVDEKGEIVNGDRILAICALHMKERGLLKKNTLVATQMSNFGLEKRMNEAGIQLVKTGVGDKYVVEEMRKNGYNLGGEQSGHIIFLDHTTTGDGIIAALSVLAVVKQTGRRMSELNHVFEDMPQVLINLRVKRRNELSEIAGYADLIRDIEKKLSGNGRVFVRFSGTEPVIRVLVEGPDKTQISHFADEIASFLEKELS; via the coding sequence GTGGATAAAAAAGCAAAACTCTTCGGTACAGACGGTATTCGTGGTACTGCGAACCAATATCCAATGACTCCGGATATGGTTGTGAAAATCGGTCAAGCGATCGGTTATCTTTTGCAAAAACAAAATACGAAATCAAACCTAGCTCGCAAAGTTGTTATCGGTAAAGACACGCGTCTTTCTGGTTACATGATCGAGCAAGCTCTTGCCAGTGGTTTGAATTCAATGGGTATTCACGTGCAACTTGTGGGACCACTTCCAACTCCAGGTATCGGTTACCTGACTCGTACAATGCGTGCGGCTGCGGGTATCGTGATCTCGGCGTCTCACAATCCATTTCATGACAACGGTATCAAAGTTTTCGGTCCAGATGGCTTCAAAATTTCTGAAGAGATGGAAAGCGAAATCGAACGCCTAGTCTTGGATGAAGACTTAACGGCTCTTCTTCCGCCAAGTAAAGAAATCGGGCGCACTCGTCGTATCGACGACTCTCAAGGTCGTTACATCGTTTACGTTAAGGGTACTTTCCCCTTGGAATATACTTTGGATGGTATGCGTATCGTCTTGGATACAGCAAATGGTGCGGCTTACAAGGTTGCGCCAAGTGTATTCCAAGAGTTGGGTGCGGAAGTTATTCAATTGGGTGACGATCCAAATGGTACAAACATCAACGACAAAGTCGGTGCTTTGCATCCGCAAAAATTATCTGAAGCGGTTGTGCAATATCGCGCGGACGTAGGTATCAGTCTTGATGGTGACGCCGATCGCGTGATCATGGTTGATGAAAAAGGTGAGATCGTAAACGGTGACCGTATTCTTGCGATTTGTGCTCTTCACATGAAAGAGCGTGGTCTTTTGAAAAAGAACACTTTGGTTGCAACACAAATGTCGAACTTCGGTCTTGAAAAACGCATGAACGAAGCGGGCATTCAGTTGGTGAAAACGGGTGTCGGCGATAAATACGTTGTCGAAGAGATGCGTAAAAACGGATACAACTTGGGTGGTGAACAATCTGGTCACATCATCTTCTTGGATCACACAACGACAGGTGACGGTATCATCGCAGCATTAAGTGTTTTGGCCGTTGTGAAACAAACAGGTCGTCGTATGAGTGAATTAAATCACGTCTTTGAAGACATGCCACAAGTCTTGATCAATCTTCGCGTAAAACGCCGTAATGAGCTTTCAGAGATCGCTGGTTACGCCGACCTTATCCGTGATATCGAAAAGAAATTAAGCGGTAATGGTCGCGTGTTCGTGCGTTTCTCTGGAACAGAACCTGTGATTCGCGTTCTTGTAGAGGGACCGGATAAAACACAGATTTCTCATTTCGCAGATGAAATCGCATCTTTCTTAGAAAAAGAATTATCTTAG
- a CDS encoding pyridoxine 5'-phosphate synthase, with product MKHKIRLGVNVDHVATLRQVRGGTTAYPSVLDMVKKSVKGGAEQITIHLREDRRHIQLHDLKTLSKSCPVMLNLEMAATPQMVSFAKKYRPDWVCFVPEKRAELTTEGGLDVKKGFKKMLPMVEKLQRIGIEISMFIEPSIEQVEASYEVGADAVEFHTGKWVHLKGPAKQREWKRLVEAAEWANYLGLNVHAGHGLDYEHSKMINKLPHLQEVNIGHSLVCYALEYGMEESVRKMRKILK from the coding sequence ATGAAACATAAAATTCGTTTGGGCGTGAATGTTGATCACGTAGCAACTCTTCGTCAGGTTCGTGGCGGGACAACGGCCTATCCAAGTGTTTTGGATATGGTGAAAAAATCCGTGAAAGGTGGCGCTGAGCAAATCACGATTCATTTGCGTGAAGATCGTCGTCACATTCAATTGCACGACTTAAAAACTCTTTCTAAATCTTGCCCTGTGATGTTGAACCTGGAAATGGCGGCAACTCCACAGATGGTTTCTTTCGCTAAAAAATATCGTCCTGACTGGGTGTGTTTTGTTCCTGAAAAAAGAGCAGAGCTTACGACTGAAGGTGGCCTTGATGTTAAAAAAGGCTTTAAGAAAATGCTTCCAATGGTTGAAAAACTTCAACGCATTGGCATTGAGATTTCGATGTTCATCGAGCCTTCTATTGAGCAAGTGGAAGCATCTTACGAAGTGGGTGCTGACGCCGTTGAATTTCACACGGGCAAATGGGTTCACCTTAAAGGTCCCGCAAAACAGCGCGAATGGAAACGTCTGGTTGAGGCAGCGGAATGGGCGAACTATTTGGGTTTGAACGTTCACGCAGGTCACGGTCTTGATTACGAACACTCTAAAATGATCAATAAGCTTCCGCATCTTCAAGAAGTGAACATTGGCCACTCGTTGGTATGTTACGCCCTTGAATACGGCATGGAAGAATCAGTTAGAAAAATGAGAAAGATCTTAAAGTAA
- the tsaE gene encoding tRNA (adenosine(37)-N6)-threonylcarbamoyltransferase complex ATPase subunit type 1 TsaE: MSSILNSKRTIANQEELKAFWQEFLPHLSNRCILLLSGDVGAGKTTSTQMIADVLGMKDVQSPSFAIHLRYENSEGKSMDHLDLYRLKDDDDLESSGFWDLFAEKQGLVVIEWAQRLDYDYLPLNWQRVEVKLQKTDVEGQRSIAVQLL, encoded by the coding sequence ATGTCGTCGATTTTGAATTCAAAACGCACGATTGCGAATCAGGAAGAACTTAAAGCTTTTTGGCAAGAGTTCCTTCCGCATTTAAGTAATCGCTGTATTTTGCTTTTAAGCGGCGACGTGGGCGCTGGCAAAACCACTTCCACGCAAATGATCGCCGATGTGTTGGGAATGAAAGACGTGCAGTCGCCGTCATTTGCAATTCATCTTCGCTATGAAAACTCAGAAGGAAAATCAATGGACCATCTGGATCTTTATCGTCTGAAAGACGACGACGATTTGGAAAGTTCTGGTTTCTGGGATTTGTTCGCTGAAAAGCAGGGCTTGGTTGTGATCGAATGGGCACAGCGCTTGGATTACGATTATCTGCCTTTAAACTGGCAACGCGTTGAAGTGAAATTGCAAAAGACCGATGTCGAAGGTCAGCGTTCTATCGCAGTTCAACTTCTTTAA
- a CDS encoding GNAT family N-acetyltransferase, translated as MSLQLISIEQKAFPTKLDGNNIYLERHSQAIANDMFNTIEANRERLRQFLPWVDNTKELDNSRAWINLALAEWDSLAMFDYGIYLKDTKKYVGNIGVHNINWEVQKCELGYWLSSEAEGRGIMSEAVRIIEAYCFNAKFHRVEIRCSSNNIRSAEVAKRCGYVFEGELREDAREMGKYRNTKIFGKLSQEFFKK; from the coding sequence ATGAGTTTGCAATTGATTAGTATTGAACAAAAAGCGTTCCCCACGAAACTTGATGGCAACAATATCTATCTTGAACGTCACAGCCAAGCGATCGCAAACGACATGTTCAATACGATTGAAGCCAATCGCGAACGCCTTCGCCAATTCTTACCCTGGGTCGATAACACCAAAGAACTCGATAACAGCCGCGCGTGGATCAACCTCGCTCTTGCGGAATGGGATAGCCTTGCGATGTTCGATTATGGCATTTACTTGAAAGACACCAAGAAATATGTCGGCAACATCGGTGTTCACAATATCAACTGGGAAGTGCAAAAGTGCGAATTAGGTTATTGGCTTTCCAGCGAAGCTGAAGGTCGCGGCATCATGAGTGAAGCCGTGCGAATTATCGAAGCCTATTGTTTCAACGCTAAATTTCATCGCGTCGAAATTCGCTGTTCTTCCAACAATATTCGTTCTGCTGAAGTCGCTAAACGTTGCGGTTATGTTTTCGAAGGAGAACTGAGAGAAGACGCGCGCGAGATGGGAAAATATCGCAACACAAAAATCTTCGGAAAACTGTCCCAGGAATTCTTTAAAAAATAG